A part of Candidatus Woesearchaeota archaeon genomic DNA contains:
- a CDS encoding ATP-binding cassette domain-containing protein, whose protein sequence is MAKQGKRPIITVRDLKKDYYQYKVFFRGKLLTKALSGISFDVHTGDFVGLIGVNGAGKSTLMRILTTNMGKTSGKVQIYGNDIERDQEKIKEEISWMFSQDYSGIGWASLEKNMALAASFIGIPDAEAKPRIDYLLKKFKLEDKRTNDVWRLSTGMLAKYSLAVALLKNPKILFLDEPLLGLDTYAKDEIRSILKELNDKGTTIIYTDHQLQEVEKICKRLLIINEGKLLFDGSVKKLKQVYRDTNVLDIVCTGKNINKVLYNLQKQHLFLDYTVLESEGQTHSIRLYTSIDSKQLLVRVAQALRQYKISVDQMNAGLLGLEDVYRKFLKVDSNDHKAQKLESFSKDGEDPLQEFEKLLEHTNPKIRSRACQLFWKKNRITVQPILLDMLSGSKEMQQEALHVIGQIKDKSFTKRVLEILDQQELLTKNYAIIALAKLGNETVLDDVLQLLLHHETIGFVLQHLPEFDKDFLAQLQEKLQKISGYDKHFIRHHCLALKNSKKLLELLHLLHRDYKHWRSEKFRKILN, encoded by the coding sequence ATGGCAAAGCAAGGGAAACGTCCTATTATCACTGTGCGCGATCTTAAAAAAGATTATTACCAATACAAAGTATTTTTTCGAGGGAAGCTGCTTACAAAAGCACTCTCTGGCATCAGCTTTGATGTCCATACAGGAGATTTTGTCGGCCTTATCGGCGTTAATGGCGCGGGAAAAAGCACCCTTATGCGCATCCTCACCACAAACATGGGAAAAACCTCAGGAAAAGTGCAAATTTATGGCAACGACATTGAACGAGATCAGGAGAAAATTAAAGAGGAAATTTCCTGGATGTTCAGTCAAGATTATTCTGGTATTGGCTGGGCGTCTCTTGAAAAGAACATGGCGCTTGCCGCTTCATTTATCGGCATTCCAGACGCTGAAGCAAAACCGCGCATTGACTATCTTTTAAAAAAGTTCAAACTTGAAGACAAACGCACCAACGATGTCTGGCGTCTGAGCACAGGCATGCTCGCAAAATACTCTCTTGCTGTCGCGCTGCTCAAAAATCCAAAAATCCTTTTCCTTGACGAGCCGCTTCTTGGTCTTGACACCTACGCGAAAGATGAAATTCGCTCCATCCTGAAAGAACTCAACGACAAAGGAACGACGATTATTTACACTGATCACCAACTTCAAGAAGTGGAAAAAATCTGCAAGCGGCTTCTTATTATTAATGAAGGAAAACTTCTTTTTGACGGCTCTGTCAAAAAACTCAAGCAAGTGTATAGAGACACCAATGTCCTCGATATTGTTTGCACTGGAAAAAATATCAACAAAGTTCTTTACAATCTGCAGAAACAGCATCTCTTCCTTGATTATACTGTTCTTGAGAGTGAAGGGCAGACCCACAGCATCCGTTTATACACTTCTATTGACTCCAAACAACTTCTTGTCCGCGTTGCGCAAGCACTGCGACAATACAAAATATCTGTTGATCAAATGAACGCAGGACTTCTTGGCTTAGAAGATGTTTATAGAAAATTTTTGAAAGTGGACAGCAATGATCACAAAGCGCAAAAACTTGAATCGTTTAGTAAAGATGGAGAAGATCCGCTTCAAGAGTTTGAAAAATTGCTAGAACATACTAATCCTAAAATTCGTTCTCGCGCATGTCAACTTTTTTGGAAGAAAAATAGAATCACTGTCCAACCCATTCTTTTAGACATGCTTTCTGGCTCAAAGGAAATGCAACAAGAAGCACTTCATGTTATTGGACAAATTAAAGACAAAAGCTTTACGAAACGCGTTCTTGAGATCCTTGATCAACAAGAACTTCTTACAAAAAATTACGCAATTATCGCACTTGCAAAGCTCGGCAATGAAACTGTTCTTGATGATGTTCTTCAACTGCTTCTTCATCATGAAACTATCGGCTTTGTACTCCAGCATCTCCCTGAATTTGACAAAGATTTTCTTGCGCAGCTTCAAGAAAAATTACAGAAAATTTCTGGATACGATAAACATTTTATCAGACATCATTGTCTCGCGCTCAAAAATTCAAAAAAATTGCTTGAATTGCTGCATCTTCTTCATCGCGATTATAAACATTGGAGAAGCGAAAAATTTAGAAAAATATTGAACTAA
- a CDS encoding RNA-processing protein (similar to yeast Dim2p protein that is essential for 40S ribosomal subunit; structural studies show binding to 3' end of 16S rRNA in complex with archaeal IF2 alpha), which produces MAEFSYDVKIPKERIAVLIGKKGETKSKVETEMHVDLSIDSQEGDVTIQGSDALQLYVSRDIIRAIGRGFNPEIALLLLKSDYVFELIDITRYVKENHLLRIKGRIIGKEGKARVVIEELTQTNICVYGKSIGIIGETENVSICKRAMESLLQGAPHAVVYKWLEKRRKEMRTRI; this is translated from the coding sequence ATGGCTGAATTTTCCTACGATGTTAAAATACCAAAAGAACGTATTGCTGTTCTTATTGGCAAAAAAGGGGAAACCAAAAGTAAAGTAGAAACTGAAATGCATGTTGATTTAAGCATTGATTCACAAGAAGGGGATGTTACTATCCAAGGAAGCGACGCACTTCAACTGTATGTGAGCAGAGACATTATTCGCGCAATCGGTCGTGGCTTTAATCCGGAAATCGCACTCCTTCTCCTTAAATCAGATTACGTGTTTGAGCTCATTGACATTACACGATATGTCAAAGAAAACCATCTTCTCCGTATTAAGGGACGCATTATAGGGAAAGAGGGAAAAGCACGGGTCGTGATTGAAGAGCTTACCCAGACAAACATTTGTGTTTATGGGAAAAGCATCGGCATTATCGGTGAAACAGAAAACGTCAGCATTTGCAAACGCGCAATGGAATCATTGCTTCAAGGAGCGCCGCATGCTGTTGTCTACAAATGGCTTGAAAAACGCAGAAAAGAAATGCGGACGAGAATTTGA
- a CDS encoding NAD(+)/NADH kinase, whose amino-acid sequence MKLRNVLVVHKMGYSAIEKQTVDAVMELLRKKKILHRSISRLEVNHEIVKGRDLIIIVGGDGTFLKTAQFTTGNIPFLCINADPQNTEGFFSGATKKTCAAKVESILKGKIKSKKFWRLIAKINGIEIEPCLNEYYIGQQKPYDVSRYLIQTGKKSEEQKSSGVLICTAAGSTAWCRGAGGNVLKPEKKVFQFVVREPYVGTLLKTKITKGILKEKEMIKITAKTDGMIIVPDAVGKEHLFQRNAVVEISLAKSPILLFK is encoded by the coding sequence ATGAAACTCAGGAACGTTCTTGTTGTTCATAAGATGGGATATAGTGCAATAGAGAAGCAGACTGTTGATGCAGTGATGGAACTCCTGAGAAAAAAGAAAATTCTTCATCGCTCCATCTCTCGCCTGGAAGTGAATCACGAAATAGTGAAAGGAAGAGACCTTATCATTATTGTGGGAGGGGATGGGACGTTTCTAAAAACAGCGCAGTTCACAACAGGCAACATTCCGTTTCTTTGCATTAACGCGGATCCACAAAATACAGAAGGATTTTTTTCAGGCGCAACAAAAAAAACATGCGCAGCAAAAGTGGAAAGCATTTTGAAAGGAAAAATAAAATCAAAAAAATTCTGGCGTTTAATCGCAAAAATAAATGGAATAGAAATAGAGCCATGTTTGAACGAATACTATATAGGCCAGCAGAAGCCATACGACGTTTCCCGTTATCTCATCCAAACAGGGAAAAAAAGTGAAGAACAAAAGAGTAGCGGTGTTTTGATCTGCACTGCGGCAGGTTCAACTGCGTGGTGTAGAGGAGCTGGTGGAAACGTTTTGAAGCCAGAAAAAAAAGTATTCCAATTTGTCGTGCGGGAGCCGTATGTGGGAACATTGCTGAAAACAAAAATAACAAAAGGAATTCTCAAAGAAAAAGAGATGATCAAGATAACGGCAAAAACAGATGGGATGATCATTGTGCCAGATGCGGTGGGAAAGGAGCATCTCTTCCAAAGAAATGCTGTTGTGGAAATAAGTCTTGCGAAAAGTCCGATTCTTCTATTCAAATAG
- a CDS encoding thiamine phosphate synthase — protein sequence MKNIGAYFILNEMHSKNGIITDANNAIGAGIRVIHYSEKKLRKREVLENAYILSALCKKNNVLFIIEDYPDIATLVSADGVHLTQEFNIDHVRKIIGPEKLIGVNFTSLREAVYAEEKGADYIGVDTRVAPQLTVKGAVGSMKKMRDLLTVPIVALGAFTLEQTQELLVAGIDGVGMMPLLSDEGGIEQYVKQVLAIQDARRTF from the coding sequence ATGAAAAACATTGGCGCGTATTTTATTCTCAATGAGATGCATTCTAAGAACGGGATTATTACAGATGCGAACAATGCGATTGGTGCGGGAATACGGGTAATTCATTACAGTGAAAAAAAACTTCGCAAGAGAGAAGTGTTGGAAAATGCGTATATTCTTTCCGCGTTATGCAAAAAAAATAATGTGCTTTTTATTATTGAAGACTATCCAGACATCGCGACATTAGTCAGCGCGGATGGCGTTCACTTAACACAGGAATTTAACATTGATCATGTTCGCAAAATAATTGGTCCTGAGAAGCTTATTGGCGTTAATTTCACTTCACTAAGAGAAGCGGTGTATGCAGAAGAAAAAGGTGCGGATTATATCGGTGTTGATACAAGAGTGGCACCGCAGCTCACGGTAAAAGGAGCAGTAGGTTCTATGAAAAAAATGCGGGATCTCTTGACTGTCCCTATTGTTGCGCTTGGCGCGTTTACGTTGGAGCAGACACAGGAGTTGCTTGTTGCGGGTATAGATGGTGTAGGCATGATGCCGTTGCTTTCTGATGAGGGTGGCATTGAGCAGTATGTCAAGCAAGTCCTTGCAATTCAGGATGCAAGAAGAACATTTTAA
- the folP gene encoding dihydropteroate synthase, translating to MKLRLRYYNSLAVLEKEYESIGCDPAGIKIMNKKGIFLTLKVEALQLRAAIILKQEMMAIGGEVVVSRDVMTLKPEKTDVLMLGTEKQCQKLVMKLYQQPFGCKELAEQLKNLLEKKLYAEPGMWKIENSLLDFTKPIIMGIINITPDSFSDGGKFLKPEIAIEQAKQLIAEGADILDLGAESSRPGSDPVSGEEELKRLLPVLQALKNDNSIKIPISIDTYKPEVAKICLENGAHIINDITGMQNPAMRKVVAEKNVPVIMMHMQGTPKTMQENPQYNDVVDDIISFFEQQIAVCEQEGITQIICDPGIGFGKTVEHNLQILNRLKEFKMLGKPLLIGTSRKSFINKTIGGTPEDRVEGTIASNVVARMNGAHIFRVHDVKACRRALELTNLIQNGEKK from the coding sequence ATGAAGCTTCGTTTACGATATTATAATTCTCTCGCAGTGTTGGAAAAAGAATATGAAAGTATTGGCTGCGATCCCGCGGGAATTAAAATCATGAACAAGAAGGGAATATTTCTTACCTTAAAAGTGGAAGCCCTGCAACTCAGAGCAGCAATAATTCTCAAGCAGGAAATGATGGCGATTGGGGGAGAAGTAGTGGTGAGTAGAGACGTCATGACGCTCAAGCCAGAGAAAACAGATGTCCTCATGTTAGGAACAGAGAAGCAATGTCAAAAGCTAGTCATGAAGCTCTACCAACAACCGTTTGGTTGCAAAGAGCTTGCAGAGCAGCTCAAAAATCTGCTTGAAAAAAAGCTCTACGCAGAACCTGGCATGTGGAAAATAGAAAATTCTTTGCTTGACTTCACAAAGCCAATAATCATGGGGATTATAAACATCACGCCAGACTCTTTTTCAGATGGCGGAAAATTTCTTAAGCCAGAGATAGCGATAGAACAGGCAAAACAGCTTATTGCAGAGGGTGCAGACATCCTTGATTTAGGCGCGGAAAGTTCCAGGCCAGGAAGCGACCCTGTTTCAGGAGAAGAAGAGCTGAAAAGATTGCTTCCTGTGCTTCAGGCATTAAAAAATGACAACTCCATAAAGATCCCGATCTCTATTGATACCTACAAACCAGAAGTAGCGAAAATATGTTTAGAGAATGGTGCGCACATCATCAATGACATTACGGGCATGCAAAATCCTGCAATGCGAAAAGTAGTCGCAGAAAAAAATGTTCCAGTCATTATGATGCACATGCAAGGCACACCAAAAACAATGCAGGAAAATCCACAGTACAACGATGTGGTGGATGACATTATCTCTTTTTTTGAGCAACAAATTGCCGTATGCGAACAAGAAGGAATAACACAAATAATCTGTGATCCGGGAATAGGGTTCGGAAAAACAGTGGAGCACAATCTCCAAATCCTGAATCGACTGAAAGAATTCAAGATGCTTGGAAAACCGCTGCTCATAGGAACATCAAGAAAATCGTTTATCAACAAAACAATTGGCGGTACGCCAGAGGATCGCGTAGAAGGAACAATCGCGAGCAATGTTGTCGCGAGAATGAACGGTGCGCACATCTTTCGTGTGCATGATGTCAAAGCGTGCAGGCGTGCATTAGAGCTCACAAATCTCATTCAGAATGGAGAAAAAAAATAA
- the folB gene encoding dihydroneopterin aldolase, which translates to MIGKITLKGLKYQIKIGVTEEERKQPQPVLIDLQLYLDITKAVATEDIEETVNYSAVQKKVNVFLENKEYVLVEKVSADLVNLLLSEFEKIKAVKCTCWKPEALKDAENVGVTVVRKRK; encoded by the coding sequence ATGATTGGAAAGATAACACTCAAAGGACTGAAGTATCAAATAAAAATAGGCGTTACAGAAGAGGAACGCAAACAACCACAACCTGTGCTCATCGATCTTCAGTTGTACCTTGACATCACAAAAGCAGTGGCAACAGAAGACATTGAAGAAACAGTAAACTATAGTGCTGTACAAAAAAAAGTAAACGTATTTCTAGAAAACAAGGAATATGTTTTAGTGGAAAAAGTAAGTGCTGATCTTGTCAATCTACTTCTTTCTGAATTTGAAAAAATCAAAGCAGTCAAATGCACCTGTTGGAAGCCAGAAGCGCTGAAAGACGCGGAAAATGTGGGTGTTACTGTTGTCAGAAAAAGAAAGTAA
- the folK gene encoding 2-amino-4-hydroxy-6-hydroxymethyldihydropteridine diphosphokinase — MSEKESNIFIGLGTNLGNKEENLKHAIEEIEKVAEVLVCSPIYETEPIGFANQPLVNSDRPPSVNRPMACSLRSGRSLGLLKFSTSVIFVPLVSLRPHQWKTSVFYNQVLEIRTALNPEALLVALKDIEKKLGRVPTIRNGPRSIDCDILYHKNRIVETETLVIPHPRAAERAFVLMPLQDIAPEFVDPVQKKTIHELVEKLPEEEKRKVRKLCKRG; from the coding sequence TTGTCAGAAAAAGAAAGTAATATATTTATTGGTTTGGGAACAAATCTTGGGAATAAGGAAGAAAATCTAAAACATGCTATTGAGGAAATAGAAAAAGTTGCAGAAGTTCTTGTCTGCTCACCAATATATGAAACAGAACCTATCGGGTTTGCGAACCAGCCGTTAGTCAACAGCGACCGACCACCATCGGTCAATAGACCGATGGCATGCTCACTTCGCTCGGGTCGGTCGCTGGGACTACTAAAGTTTTCCACCAGCGTAATTTTCGTACCACTGGTGTCGCTTCGCCCACACCAGTGGAAAACTTCAGTATTTTATAATCAAGTGCTAGAAATACGCACTGCATTAAATCCAGAAGCGCTTCTTGTTGCGCTAAAAGATATTGAAAAAAAATTGGGCAGAGTTCCCACAATCAGAAATGGGCCAAGAAGTATTGACTGTGATATCTTGTATCACAAAAACAGAATTGTAGAAACAGAAACACTGGTAATCCCGCATCCTCGGGCGGCAGAACGTGCGTTTGTTCTTATGCCATTGCAGGATATTGCACCAGAATTTGTGGATCCTGTACAAAAAAAAACAATTCATGAATTAGTGGAAAAGCTTCCAGAAGAAGAGAAGAGGAAAGTTAGGAAATTGTGCAAACGTGGGTGA
- a CDS encoding class I SAM-dependent methyltransferase, with translation MYTMWIRFVNFEERRKKEIPFLLEQLKDYENPHIFDAALGSGATSLGLRFAGIEHLVSNEIDPHYRQLAEQEALRYGVPLSTTAHSWEEIGSLYPSSFDAITCLGNSLTLLFDREEQLSALRSFREALTPEGKLIIDERNYPALFLSDHSGRNYRWSGTVVYCGREEIDAYPVSITYEEIVMEYKDRRTHESVRLTLYPFKTGELKALLHEVGFSTISTYDDYQEHSSHTPEFFTHVCTIS, from the coding sequence ATGTACACCATGTGGATAAGGTTTGTCAATTTTGAAGAAAGACGCAAGAAAGAGATTCCTTTCTTACTTGAACAGCTGAAGGACTATGAAAATCCACATATTTTTGACGCAGCACTTGGCTCTGGAGCAACGAGCCTTGGTCTTCGCTTCGCAGGCATTGAACATCTTGTTTCCAACGAAATAGATCCCCATTATAGGCAACTGGCTGAGCAAGAAGCTCTCCGTTACGGAGTTCCACTTAGCACAACAGCACATTCTTGGGAAGAAATTGGTTCTCTCTACCCTTCTTCTTTTGACGCTATTACTTGTTTAGGGAATTCACTCACGTTGTTGTTTGATCGAGAAGAACAGCTTTCCGCACTTCGAAGTTTTAGAGAAGCACTTACGCCAGAAGGGAAACTGATTATTGATGAAAGAAACTATCCAGCACTTTTTCTTTCTGATCATTCTGGAAGAAATTATCGTTGGTCTGGCACTGTTGTGTACTGCGGAAGAGAAGAGATTGACGCGTACCCTGTTTCCATCACTTATGAAGAAATAGTTATGGAGTATAAAGATAGGAGGACTCATGAAAGTGTGAGACTTACTCTTTATCCTTTCAAAACAGGAGAACTCAAAGCATTACTTCATGAAGTAGGGTTTAGCACTATTTCAACATATGATGATTACCAAGAACATTCTTCTCATACTCCTGAATTTTTCACCCACGTTTGCACAATTTCCTAA
- a CDS encoding AsnC family transcriptional regulator — protein sequence MGKKKDLKRKADKILDVKDKKILFELDFNARMSYAQLGRKVGLSKQGAEYKVTKLVSRGIIKGFYPVINVPKMGYLYCRLLVTLQNLTKEKREEFLLYLKNHKKVFWLLEMHGQWDVLIVIWARSITDFKSFNEEIIGKYGSHIKRKIETVATDVIHLQHRYLLEKMQTKEIHIRETQERVNVDALDKKILSHLSSDARMSLIKLGKICHISAKVIAYRIRRMEKVKIIEGYRPIIDHSRLGFTYYKLFITLNNISKEGLQKVKAYLKGSKRCVYLVEGIGLPADLDVELMVESNQQLFSLMEELRFSFPSLIGEYQTVMFLDTLKVKYFPE from the coding sequence ATGGGTAAAAAAAAGGATTTAAAGAGAAAAGCAGACAAAATATTGGATGTAAAAGACAAGAAGATACTTTTTGAGTTAGATTTTAACGCAAGAATGTCATATGCGCAATTAGGAAGAAAAGTTGGTTTAAGCAAGCAGGGAGCAGAATACAAGGTAACTAAACTCGTAAGCAGAGGCATTATCAAAGGATTTTATCCTGTAATCAATGTTCCAAAAATGGGCTATCTTTATTGTCGTCTTCTTGTCACGCTTCAGAATTTGACAAAAGAGAAGAGAGAAGAATTTCTATTGTATCTCAAAAATCACAAGAAAGTATTTTGGTTGTTAGAGATGCATGGGCAGTGGGATGTTCTTATTGTTATATGGGCAAGATCTATAACAGACTTCAAATCATTTAATGAAGAAATTATTGGTAAGTATGGTTCACATATCAAGAGAAAGATAGAGACGGTTGCAACAGACGTTATTCATCTTCAGCATCGTTATTTGCTTGAAAAGATGCAAACAAAAGAGATTCATATAAGGGAAACACAGGAGAGGGTAAATGTAGATGCTCTCGATAAAAAAATACTCTCCCATCTCTCTAGCGATGCGAGAATGTCCTTGATAAAGCTTGGAAAAATATGTCATATTTCAGCAAAAGTTATTGCGTATAGAATAAGAAGAATGGAAAAGGTAAAAATAATAGAGGGATATAGGCCTATTATTGATCATAGTAGATTGGGATTCACGTACTATAAACTGTTTATCACATTGAATAACATTTCAAAAGAAGGATTGCAAAAAGTAAAAGCATATTTGAAAGGAAGTAAGCGCTGTGTCTATCTTGTGGAAGGAATTGGACTTCCAGCAGACCTTGACGTTGAACTCATGGTTGAGTCTAATCAGCAACTATTTTCATTAATGGAAGAGCTTCGTTTTTCGTTTCCTTCACTCATTGGCGAGTATCAAACAGTGATGTTCTTAGATACCTTGAAAGTAAAATATTTTCCAGAATAA